From a single Microbacterium murale genomic region:
- the metG gene encoding methionine--tRNA ligase produces MPAGESFYITTPIYYPSDVPHIGHGYTSVAVDTLARWHRQSGDDTWMLTGTDEHGQKMLRAAAANNVTPQEWVDKLVTESWFPLLETLDVANDDFIRTTQERHEKNVQVFFQRLYDAGYIYAGEYEALYCVGCEEFKPESEIVDGTGPFEGLKVCAIHSKPLELLQEKNYFFKLSEFQDRLLDLYKTEPDFVRPHSARNEVVSFVSQGLKDLSISRSTFDWGIPLPWDESHVIYVWVDALLNYATAVGYGADEELFARRWPAYHVVGKDILRFHAVIWPALLMAAGLDVPKGVFAHGWLLVGGEKMSKSKLTGIAPTEITDVFGSDAYRYYFLSAIAFGQDGSFSWEDLSARYQAELANGFGNLASRTVAMIEKYFDGVVPEAAEYTDQDLAIQKIVADAQAAADRWMEQFRIDEAISSIWAIVDALNGYITENEPWALARDEEKRARLGTVLYTCAEGLRALAVLLSPVMPQATEKLWTALGAAESLGSLQAQPLRESGAWGVLQPGTQVAALAPLFPRVESQA; encoded by the coding sequence ATGCCCGCAGGCGAATCCTTCTACATCACTACGCCCATCTACTACCCCTCCGATGTCCCGCACATCGGTCACGGGTACACGTCGGTGGCGGTCGACACGCTCGCGCGTTGGCACCGTCAGTCGGGTGATGACACCTGGATGCTGACCGGCACAGACGAGCATGGCCAGAAGATGCTCCGCGCCGCCGCGGCGAACAACGTCACGCCTCAGGAGTGGGTGGACAAGCTCGTCACCGAGAGCTGGTTCCCGCTTCTGGAGACGCTCGACGTCGCCAACGACGATTTCATCCGCACCACGCAGGAGCGTCACGAGAAGAACGTGCAGGTGTTCTTCCAGCGTCTCTACGACGCCGGGTACATCTACGCGGGCGAGTACGAAGCGCTGTACTGCGTGGGCTGTGAGGAGTTCAAGCCCGAGTCGGAGATCGTCGACGGCACCGGTCCTTTCGAAGGACTGAAGGTCTGCGCCATCCACTCCAAGCCGCTGGAGCTGCTTCAGGAGAAGAACTACTTCTTCAAGCTGAGCGAGTTCCAGGACCGACTGCTCGATCTCTACAAGACCGAGCCCGACTTCGTCCGCCCGCACTCGGCCCGCAACGAGGTCGTCTCGTTCGTGTCGCAGGGGCTGAAGGACTTGTCGATCTCGCGCTCCACCTTCGACTGGGGCATCCCGCTGCCCTGGGATGAGTCGCACGTCATCTACGTGTGGGTCGACGCTCTGCTGAACTATGCCACTGCGGTGGGCTATGGCGCAGACGAAGAGCTCTTCGCGCGTCGCTGGCCTGCGTACCACGTGGTCGGCAAGGACATCCTGCGGTTCCACGCGGTCATCTGGCCTGCTCTGCTGATGGCTGCGGGCCTCGACGTGCCCAAGGGCGTCTTCGCGCACGGATGGCTGCTCGTCGGCGGTGAGAAGATGTCGAAGTCGAAGCTGACCGGCATCGCGCCGACCGAGATCACCGACGTGTTCGGATCCGACGCGTACCGGTACTACTTCCTCTCCGCCATCGCGTTCGGGCAGGACGGCTCCTTCAGCTGGGAAGACCTCTCGGCGCGATACCAGGCCGAGCTGGCCAACGGCTTCGGAAACCTCGCATCGCGTACGGTCGCCATGATCGAGAAGTACTTCGACGGTGTCGTGCCCGAGGCCGCCGAATACACCGATCAGGATCTTGCGATCCAGAAGATCGTGGCGGATGCCCAGGCCGCAGCCGACAGGTGGATGGAGCAGTTCCGCATCGACGAGGCGATCTCGTCGATCTGGGCGATCGTCGATGCGCTGAACGGCTACATCACCGAGAACGAGCCGTGGGCGCTCGCCCGTGACGAGGAAAAGCGTGCTCGACTCGGGACGGTGCTGTACACATGCGCCGAGGGTCTGCGTGCGCTCGCCGTGCTCCTGTCGCCGGTCATGCCGCAGGCGACCGAGAAGCTCTGGACCGCCCTCGGCGCTGCCGAGAGTCTCGGCTCGCTGCAGGCGCAGCCGCTCCGCGAGTCCGGTGCGTGGGGGGTCCTGCAGCCAGGCACGCAGGTCGCCGCTCTCGCACCGCTCTTCCCTCGTGTGGAGTCGCAGGCTTGA
- the mmsB gene encoding multiple monosaccharide ABC transporter permease — MNNVFTEVKDLLTHNLRTSGIYIAFVAIILLFTILTGGTLLSPENVTNIVLQNAHILIMALGMILVIVGGHIDLSVGSVLAFASAVSAVLVIRMGMPWWVGVIAAIVVGIVVGAWQGYWVAYVGIPAFIVTLAGMLLFRGLTWLVLNNVSLSPFPTDYREVASGFLDGPFGTITVGQGEGLMAVPQTVDIFTLVIGVLAVIGVVVSSLRSRRTRQGYNQIVESMPLFVLKLVVISAVLLAFAWALAYNRGFPIVLIIVAVLILIYQVIANRTVFGRHVYAVGGNLSAARLSGVNVRSVNFWIFVNMGFLTGIAAAVFSSRSNGAQPGMGNMFELDVIAACFIGGASTMGGVGRVGGALVGGLVMAVMTNGMQLMGVPQSSQQIVKGLVLLLAVAFDIYNKRRAGTVR, encoded by the coding sequence ATGAACAACGTGTTCACCGAGGTCAAAGACCTGCTGACCCACAACCTGCGCACGTCAGGCATCTACATCGCTTTCGTCGCGATCATCCTGCTGTTCACGATCCTCACAGGAGGAACGCTGCTCAGCCCGGAGAACGTCACGAACATCGTTCTGCAGAACGCGCACATCCTGATCATGGCGCTGGGCATGATCCTGGTGATCGTGGGCGGCCACATCGACCTCTCGGTCGGTTCCGTCCTCGCGTTCGCATCCGCCGTCTCCGCCGTGCTCGTCATCCGCATGGGCATGCCGTGGTGGGTCGGTGTGATCGCCGCCATCGTCGTAGGGATCGTGGTGGGCGCATGGCAGGGGTACTGGGTTGCGTACGTCGGAATCCCGGCGTTCATCGTCACCCTGGCCGGCATGCTGCTGTTCCGCGGCCTCACCTGGCTGGTGCTCAACAACGTGTCGCTGTCTCCGTTCCCGACCGACTACCGCGAGGTCGCCAGCGGGTTCCTGGACGGCCCCTTCGGGACGATCACCGTGGGTCAGGGCGAGGGTCTGATGGCAGTGCCGCAGACCGTCGACATCTTCACCCTCGTCATCGGCGTGCTCGCCGTGATCGGCGTCGTCGTCTCGTCGCTGCGCAGTCGTCGCACACGTCAGGGCTACAACCAGATCGTGGAGTCGATGCCGCTGTTCGTGCTGAAGCTCGTCGTGATCTCGGCCGTGCTGCTGGCGTTCGCCTGGGCACTGGCGTACAACCGCGGCTTCCCGATCGTCCTGATCATCGTCGCGGTGCTCATCCTGATCTATCAGGTGATCGCGAACCGCACGGTGTTCGGTCGCCACGTCTACGCCGTGGGCGGCAATCTCTCGGCCGCCCGTCTCTCGGGCGTCAACGTGCGCAGCGTGAACTTCTGGATCTTCGTCAACATGGGATTCTTGACCGGCATCGCCGCTGCAGTGTTCTCCTCGCGCTCCAACGGCGCGCAGCCCGGCATGGGCAACATGTTCGAGCTCGACGTCATCGCGGCGTGCTTCATCGGCGGTGCCTCGACGATGGGCGGAGTCGGACGAGTCGGAGGTGCGCTGGTAGGCGGCCTCGTGATGGCCGTCATGACGAACGGCATGCAGCTGATGGGCGTACCTCAGTCCAGTCAGCAGATCGTGAAGGGTCTGGTGCTGCTGCTCGCGGTCGCCTTCGACATCTACAACAAGCGCCGTGCAGGCACTGTGCGCTGA
- the chvE gene encoding multiple monosaccharide ABC transporter substrate-binding protein has product MRKVLRAVATTGAFALAFGLAACAGSPAPSSEGNAEATDITVGVAMPTETSERWIADGDAVKSQLEEAGYDVDLQFANDDIPRQQQQLDQMITNGADILIIASIDGTALATQLENAASKGIPVIAYDRLINGTEDVDFYVTFDNYTVGVQQAQSLLRGLGFLDENNEDTGATDPKAIELFAGSPDDNNTKFFYEGAIDTLQPYFDDGRITVTSGQIDMDTVSTLRWDQATAQKRMEDLLTSTYDGGSKPLDGVLSPYDGISRGIITALENAGYGSTIEGGLPVVSGQDAEIASVKMIADGVQYATIFKDTRKLATQAVAAADSFAKGEEPEANDTETYDNGVKVVPSYLLESDIVVADNITPLLVDSGYWTEEEIAAGVAG; this is encoded by the coding sequence ATGAGAAAAGTCCTGCGTGCAGTCGCGACCACAGGTGCCTTCGCACTTGCCTTCGGACTCGCAGCCTGCGCGGGCAGCCCTGCTCCGTCATCTGAAGGCAACGCCGAGGCGACCGACATCACCGTCGGCGTCGCGATGCCGACGGAGACCAGCGAACGCTGGATCGCCGACGGCGACGCCGTCAAGTCGCAGCTCGAAGAGGCCGGCTACGACGTCGATCTCCAGTTCGCGAACGACGACATCCCCCGTCAGCAGCAGCAGCTCGATCAGATGATCACCAACGGTGCCGACATCCTCATCATCGCGTCCATCGACGGCACCGCTCTGGCGACCCAGCTCGAGAACGCCGCGAGCAAGGGTATTCCGGTCATCGCGTACGACCGGCTCATCAACGGCACCGAGGATGTCGACTTCTACGTCACGTTCGACAACTACACCGTCGGAGTGCAGCAGGCGCAGTCGCTGCTGCGCGGACTCGGATTCCTCGACGAGAACAACGAGGACACCGGCGCAACAGATCCCAAGGCGATCGAGTTGTTCGCCGGTTCACCCGACGACAACAACACCAAGTTCTTCTACGAGGGTGCGATCGACACGCTGCAGCCGTACTTCGACGACGGCCGCATCACCGTCACGTCAGGCCAGATCGACATGGACACCGTCTCGACGCTGCGCTGGGATCAGGCCACCGCGCAGAAGCGCATGGAAGACCTGCTCACCAGCACCTATGACGGCGGCTCCAAGCCGCTGGACGGAGTGCTGTCGCCCTACGACGGCATCTCCCGCGGCATCATCACCGCCCTCGAGAACGCGGGCTACGGCTCGACGATCGAAGGCGGGCTGCCGGTCGTCTCCGGTCAGGATGCCGAGATCGCGTCGGTGAAGATGATCGCCGATGGCGTGCAGTACGCGACCATCTTCAAGGACACCCGCAAGCTCGCCACTCAGGCAGTGGCCGCCGCCGACTCGTTCGCGAAGGGCGAGGAGCCGGAGGCGAACGACACCGAGACGTACGACAACGGCGTGAAGGTCGTCCCGTCCTACCTGCTCGAGTCCGACATCGTGGTGGCCGATAACATCACCCCGCTGCTGGTCGACTCCGGCTACTGGACCGAAGAAGAGATCGCCGCAGGCGTCGCGGGCTGA
- the mgrA gene encoding L-glyceraldehyde 3-phosphate reductase: MTETPRFPTDIAELHRPYAAKEDRYKNFEYRQVGTSGLYLPPISLGLWWNFGDNIPLDNQRALLRHAFDSGITHFDLANNYGPPYGSAEKNFGRIFAEDLRPYRDELIISSKAGYDMWPGPYGNFGSRKYLLASAEKSLTSMGLDYVDIFYSHRADPVTPIEETVGALDTLVRQGKALYVGISSYSAERTAKAAEVARELGTPLVIHQPSYSILNRWVEGGLTDTLRSEGMGAIAFTPLAQGLLTDKYLADGTAERAQKRRSISDRPLSEDGLGILRSLNEIAKERGQSLAQLALLWTLRDPVVTSALIGASRPAQLDENIAALNGPALTDEELARIDALSDGIDVDLWASSSAL, from the coding sequence GTGACTGAGACGCCCCGCTTCCCTACAGACATCGCTGAGCTCCACCGCCCGTACGCGGCGAAGGAGGACAGGTACAAGAACTTCGAATACCGTCAGGTCGGCACGTCCGGTCTGTATCTGCCGCCGATCTCGCTCGGTCTGTGGTGGAACTTCGGTGACAACATCCCGCTCGACAATCAGCGCGCGCTGCTGCGGCACGCATTCGACAGCGGCATCACGCACTTCGACCTCGCCAACAACTACGGCCCGCCGTACGGCTCGGCCGAGAAGAACTTCGGCCGCATCTTCGCCGAGGACCTCCGTCCCTACCGCGACGAGCTGATCATCTCGTCGAAAGCCGGCTACGACATGTGGCCCGGCCCGTACGGCAACTTCGGCAGCCGCAAGTACCTCCTCGCGAGCGCCGAGAAGTCCCTCACTTCGATGGGCCTCGATTACGTCGACATCTTCTACTCCCACCGTGCGGACCCCGTGACGCCGATCGAGGAGACCGTCGGCGCGCTCGACACCCTGGTCCGCCAGGGCAAGGCCCTGTACGTCGGCATCTCGTCGTACAGCGCGGAGCGCACGGCCAAGGCCGCCGAGGTCGCCCGTGAGCTCGGCACGCCGCTGGTGATCCACCAGCCCTCCTACTCGATCCTCAACCGCTGGGTCGAAGGCGGACTGACCGATACCCTGCGCAGCGAGGGCATGGGCGCGATCGCCTTCACGCCGCTCGCCCAGGGGCTGCTGACCGACAAGTACCTCGCTGACGGCACAGCGGAACGTGCGCAGAAACGTCGTTCGATCTCGGACCGGCCGCTCTCAGAGGACGGCCTCGGCATCCTCCGCAGCCTTAACGAGATCGCGAAGGAGCGCGGGCAGTCGCTGGCGCAGCTGGCGCTGCTGTGGACGCTTCGCGACCCGGTGGTCACCTCCGCGCTGATCGGCGCTTCTCGTCCTGCACAGCTCGACGAGAACATCGCAGCGCTCAACGGGCCTGCGCTCACCGACGAGGAGCTCGCTCGTATCGACGCCCTCTCCGACGGCATCGACGTCGACCTCTGGGCGTCATCGTCCGCTCTGTGA
- the rsmA gene encoding 16S rRNA (adenine(1518)-N(6)/adenine(1519)-N(6))-dimethyltransferase RsmA — MTVTLLGATEIRRLAAELDVTPTKKLGQNFVVDANTVRKIVHVGRVQAGERVVEVGPGLGSLTLAILETGASVTAVEIDHRLAARLAETASAHGVPADALTVVDADALRINELPGDPTVLVANLPYNVSVPVLLHFMETFPNLQRGIVMVQAEVGERLAAPPGSKVYGAPSVKAAWYGPWRLAGNVSRQVFWPVPNIDSVLVAFERDAEPRGDEELRKKTFRIVDAAFQQRRKMLRQALSVVLGGTAAEASAILERAGVAPTARGEQLTVDDFVRIAEALDG, encoded by the coding sequence ATGACCGTCACGCTGCTCGGCGCCACCGAGATCCGCCGTCTTGCCGCCGAGCTCGACGTCACCCCGACCAAGAAGCTCGGGCAGAACTTCGTCGTCGACGCCAACACGGTGCGCAAGATCGTGCACGTCGGGCGGGTGCAGGCAGGGGAGCGGGTCGTCGAGGTCGGTCCGGGCCTCGGCTCACTCACCCTCGCGATCCTCGAGACCGGAGCATCCGTCACGGCGGTCGAGATCGACCACCGCCTCGCGGCGAGACTCGCCGAGACTGCAAGCGCGCATGGCGTGCCCGCAGATGCCCTCACCGTGGTCGATGCGGATGCGCTGCGGATCAATGAGCTCCCTGGCGACCCGACCGTGCTGGTCGCGAACCTGCCCTACAACGTCTCCGTCCCCGTGCTGCTGCATTTCATGGAGACGTTCCCGAACCTGCAGCGGGGCATCGTGATGGTGCAGGCCGAGGTGGGCGAGCGACTCGCCGCCCCGCCAGGGAGCAAGGTCTACGGTGCACCGAGCGTCAAAGCGGCGTGGTACGGGCCCTGGCGACTCGCCGGTAACGTCTCGCGTCAGGTGTTTTGGCCGGTGCCGAACATCGACAGCGTGCTCGTCGCCTTCGAACGCGATGCAGAGCCCCGCGGCGACGAGGAACTGCGCAAGAAGACCTTCCGCATCGTCGACGCGGCGTTCCAGCAGCGCCGCAAGATGCTGCGTCAGGCGCTCTCCGTCGTGCTCGGCGGCACGGCGGCGGAAGCATCCGCGATTCTCGAGCGGGCGGGCGTCGCGCCCACCGCACGCGGCGAGCAGTTGACGGTGGATGACTTCGTGCGAATCGCCGAGGCGCTGGACGGCTAA
- a CDS encoding TatD family hydrolase → MTENPSQYVRERAAEGRKDLRYPVAPEPLTSPVYDNHAHLEITDGVEPLSLKDQLDRAEAVGVAGVVQASGDIESSRWAVDAAATDPRVLAAVAIHPNDAPVYAEAGQLDQAIGVIDELAAHPRTRAIGETGLDFFRTEEDRRGPQFESFEAHIALAKKHAIAMQIHDRDAHDAVLETLARVGAPEKTVFHCFSGDDAMARICADAGYYLSFAGNVTFKNAQNLRDALHVTPLDRLLIETDAPFLTPVPLRGRPNAPYLIPLTLRFMAAELDTPVDELAAQVAENTLRVYGEFAD, encoded by the coding sequence TTGACCGAGAACCCCAGTCAGTACGTTCGGGAGCGGGCAGCGGAGGGCCGTAAGGACCTCCGTTACCCGGTTGCCCCCGAACCGCTGACGTCGCCGGTGTACGACAATCACGCGCACCTGGAGATCACCGACGGCGTCGAGCCGCTTTCGTTGAAGGATCAGCTCGACAGGGCCGAGGCGGTCGGTGTCGCGGGTGTCGTGCAGGCGTCCGGTGACATCGAGTCGTCCCGCTGGGCGGTGGATGCCGCGGCAACCGATCCTCGAGTGCTCGCGGCCGTCGCGATCCACCCGAACGACGCGCCCGTGTACGCGGAAGCCGGCCAGCTCGATCAGGCGATCGGCGTGATCGACGAACTCGCCGCGCACCCCCGCACGCGCGCGATCGGGGAGACCGGGCTGGACTTCTTCCGCACCGAGGAAGACCGGCGCGGTCCGCAGTTCGAATCGTTCGAGGCCCACATCGCTCTCGCGAAGAAGCACGCCATCGCGATGCAGATCCACGATCGCGACGCCCACGACGCGGTCCTTGAGACCCTTGCTCGCGTCGGGGCGCCCGAGAAGACGGTGTTCCACTGCTTCTCCGGCGACGACGCGATGGCCAGAATCTGCGCGGATGCCGGATACTACCTGTCCTTTGCAGGCAACGTCACGTTCAAGAACGCCCAGAACCTGCGAGACGCGTTGCACGTCACCCCGCTCGACCGCCTTCTGATCGAGACGGATGCCCCGTTCCTGACACCGGTTCCCCTGCGCGGTCGCCCGAACGCGCCGTACCTGATCCCGCTCACGCTGCGGTTCATGGCGGCAGAGCTCGATACTCCGGTCGACGAGCTCGCCGCTCAGGTCGCTGAGAACACGCTTCGCGTCTACGGAGAGTTCGCCGACTGA
- a CDS encoding 4-(cytidine 5'-diphospho)-2-C-methyl-D-erythritol kinase, which translates to MSLAAFPEVVHVRAPGKINVYLGVGGRHDDGYHALATVFQAVSLYEDVIARDADDFALSVVGVADPSTVPVDDRNLAMRAAKLLASATGYTGGVHLELRKSVPVAGGMGGGSADAAAALVACDALWGTGLSPNRLHELAARLGADVPFALHGGTAVGTGRGDQLNPALAHGRFDWVLVPSEEGLSTPEIYARLDTHRAENGALADDPPLSLDVPIPVLQALRAGDPHSLAACMFNDLEVPALLERPALDDVINDGLHAGALSGIVSGSGPTVAFLCETPESARYVQGELNDAGRTALHVHGPVPGARIISA; encoded by the coding sequence ATGAGCCTCGCCGCATTCCCCGAAGTGGTGCACGTGCGTGCTCCGGGGAAGATCAACGTCTACCTCGGCGTCGGCGGGCGTCATGATGACGGATATCACGCGCTGGCCACCGTGTTCCAGGCCGTGTCGCTCTACGAGGACGTCATCGCCCGTGATGCAGACGACTTCGCGCTGAGCGTGGTCGGTGTCGCAGATCCGAGCACCGTACCGGTGGATGACCGCAACCTTGCGATGCGTGCGGCAAAGCTGCTCGCCTCGGCGACCGGGTATACCGGCGGCGTGCACCTCGAGCTGCGCAAGAGCGTTCCTGTCGCGGGTGGGATGGGCGGAGGATCAGCGGATGCCGCGGCCGCCCTCGTCGCGTGCGACGCGCTCTGGGGCACAGGGCTCTCGCCGAATCGGCTCCATGAGCTCGCGGCCCGGCTCGGCGCCGATGTGCCGTTCGCGCTGCACGGCGGCACCGCGGTGGGCACCGGCCGGGGCGATCAACTGAACCCTGCGCTCGCGCACGGTCGCTTCGACTGGGTGCTCGTGCCCAGCGAGGAAGGGTTGTCGACGCCGGAGATCTACGCACGGCTCGACACGCACCGCGCCGAGAACGGTGCCCTGGCGGATGACCCGCCGCTGTCGTTGGACGTGCCGATCCCGGTGCTTCAGGCGCTGCGTGCCGGCGACCCGCATTCGCTCGCCGCATGCATGTTCAACGACCTCGAAGTGCCGGCGCTGCTGGAACGCCCCGCGCTGGACGACGTCATCAACGATGGGCTGCACGCCGGCGCGCTGAGCGGGATCGTCTCAGGATCTGGGCCGACGGTCGCGTTCCTGTGCGAGACGCCGGAGAGCGCGCGATACGTGCAGGGGGAGCTCAATGATGCCGGGCGCACCGCCCTGCACGTGCACGGGCCGGTGCCAGGGGCCCGGATCATCTCCGCCTGA
- the mmsA gene encoding multiple monosaccharide ABC transporter ATP-binding protein — MSDAILEMRNITKNFPGVRVLDDVTLTVTSGEIHAICGENGAGKSTLMKVLSGVYPHGSFDGSIVFDGEPQRFNAIKDSEHAGIVIIHQELALVPHLSIAENIFLGNEVVHRGLIDWHEANARAATLMERVGLNENPTTPVGQLGVGKQQLIEIAKALTKDVRLLILDEPTAALNDTDSEHLLGLLRGLREQGITCIIISHKLGEIVDVADSTTIIRDGQTIETIDMHGPDATQDRIIRGMVGRSLDRRFPERIPNIGEEIFRIENWRVLHPTQQDRVVVDNASLSVRAGEIIGIAGLMGAGRTEFMMSVFGRSYGRDASGKVFLRGEEISTRTVKDAIGNRIAYVSEDRKEYGLNLITDIKTNISAAALGNLTSTGPFIDRNREVEVAEKYRNDLNIKSRTVAQIVGNLSGGNQQKVVLAKWLYTDPEVLILDEPTRGIDVGAKYEIYEIIGALAAAGKAVILVSSELPELLGLSDRIYTLAYGRITGQLPVADATQEALMSLMTIENSSPKEAAA, encoded by the coding sequence ATGTCCGACGCTATCCTCGAGATGCGCAACATCACCAAGAACTTTCCCGGCGTCAGAGTGCTCGATGACGTCACACTGACCGTCACCAGCGGCGAGATCCACGCGATCTGCGGCGAGAACGGCGCCGGAAAATCCACCCTCATGAAGGTGCTCTCGGGCGTGTACCCCCACGGTTCCTTCGACGGATCGATCGTCTTCGACGGCGAACCGCAGCGGTTCAACGCGATCAAGGACTCCGAGCACGCCGGCATCGTCATCATCCACCAGGAGCTGGCGCTCGTCCCTCACCTCTCGATCGCCGAGAACATCTTCCTCGGCAACGAGGTCGTCCACCGCGGATTGATCGACTGGCACGAGGCCAACGCGCGAGCGGCGACGCTCATGGAGCGCGTCGGACTCAATGAGAACCCGACGACGCCGGTCGGTCAGCTCGGCGTCGGCAAGCAGCAGCTCATCGAGATCGCCAAGGCACTGACGAAGGACGTGCGCCTGCTCATCCTCGACGAGCCCACCGCCGCGCTCAACGACACCGATTCCGAGCATCTGCTCGGCCTGCTCCGCGGCCTTCGCGAGCAGGGCATCACCTGCATCATCATCAGCCACAAGCTCGGCGAGATCGTCGACGTCGCCGACTCGACGACGATCATCCGAGACGGGCAGACGATCGAGACGATCGATATGCACGGCCCCGATGCCACGCAGGATCGCATCATCCGCGGCATGGTCGGCAGGTCGCTGGATCGCCGATTCCCCGAGCGCATTCCGAACATCGGCGAGGAGATCTTCCGCATCGAGAACTGGCGCGTGCTGCATCCGACCCAGCAGGATCGCGTCGTCGTCGACAACGCCTCCCTGTCGGTGCGCGCGGGCGAGATCATCGGCATCGCAGGCCTCATGGGCGCGGGTCGCACCGAGTTCATGATGAGCGTCTTCGGACGCAGCTACGGACGGGATGCCTCGGGGAAGGTCTTCCTGCGCGGCGAGGAGATCTCCACCCGCACGGTGAAGGATGCGATCGGCAATCGGATCGCCTACGTCTCGGAGGATCGGAAGGAGTACGGCCTCAACCTGATCACCGACATCAAGACGAACATCTCCGCTGCTGCTCTGGGCAACCTGACATCCACCGGACCGTTCATCGACCGCAACCGAGAGGTCGAGGTGGCGGAGAAATACCGCAACGACCTCAACATCAAGTCTCGGACGGTCGCCCAGATCGTCGGAAACCTCTCCGGCGGCAACCAGCAGAAGGTCGTGCTGGCGAAATGGCTCTACACGGATCCGGAGGTCCTGATCCTCGATGAGCCGACCCGTGGCATCGACGTCGGAGCGAAGTACGAGATCTACGAGATCATCGGTGCGCTCGCGGCGGCAGGCAAGGCCGTCATCCTCGTCTCCAGCGAACTGCCGGAACTGCTCGGACTCTCCGATCGCATCTACACCCTCGCCTACGGGCGGATCACCGGGCAGCTTCCCGTCGCGGATGCGACGCAGGAGGCGCTCATGTCCCTCATGACAATCGAGAACTCTTCCCCGAAGGAGGCCGCGGCATGA
- a CDS encoding MFS transporter produces the protein MPSLGELIAPRRMGRDFRWLLASSWTSNVGDGIALAAAPLLIASMTSSPILVAAGAVLQFLPWLIFGLHAGAIADRFDRRRLVMFANAARALVLAALCVFLFTDTANIWVVLAAAFLYGTAEVFVDTTSSTLLPMLVKPADLGVGNARLQAGYLVANQFAGPPVGAFLFAAGHALPFLVEVVCVLLAVVLISRMARTPVPPRATSAEKPSPVHTDIAEGVRWMWRNPPVRMLVLIILTFNITWAAPWGVLVLYATEHLHMGAVGYGALTTASAAGGILATLTFGWLERHVSFATLMRVALSLEVLMHLAFALTSAGWVALVIMFVFGSYAFVWGTISTTVRQRLVPHELQGRVASVNMVGVFGGMVIGQALGGVIAQVWGLTAPWWFAFVGAAITLVLVWKPISHIVNAKPVIDDVEDAAAV, from the coding sequence GTGCCCTCGCTCGGAGAACTCATCGCACCCCGCCGGATGGGCCGCGATTTCCGCTGGCTGCTGGCATCCTCATGGACGAGCAATGTCGGCGACGGCATCGCCTTGGCGGCCGCTCCCCTCCTGATCGCCTCGATGACCTCGTCGCCGATCCTGGTGGCGGCGGGTGCGGTTCTGCAGTTCCTGCCCTGGCTGATCTTCGGGTTGCACGCCGGCGCCATCGCGGACCGTTTCGACAGGCGACGCCTCGTGATGTTCGCCAACGCCGCACGGGCGCTCGTGCTGGCAGCGCTCTGCGTGTTCCTGTTCACCGACACGGCGAACATCTGGGTCGTGCTCGCGGCCGCTTTCCTCTACGGCACGGCGGAAGTGTTCGTCGACACCACGAGCAGCACCCTGCTGCCGATGCTCGTGAAGCCCGCCGATCTCGGCGTGGGCAACGCACGACTGCAGGCAGGGTATCTGGTGGCGAACCAATTCGCCGGTCCGCCGGTCGGTGCGTTCCTGTTCGCCGCCGGTCACGCGCTGCCGTTCCTCGTCGAGGTCGTGTGCGTGCTGCTCGCAGTCGTGCTGATCTCACGGATGGCGCGAACACCGGTGCCGCCGCGCGCCACCTCGGCTGAGAAGCCGTCTCCCGTCCATACCGACATCGCCGAGGGCGTGCGCTGGATGTGGCGCAACCCTCCGGTGCGGATGCTGGTGCTGATCATCCTCACGTTCAACATCACGTGGGCGGCACCCTGGGGCGTGCTCGTGCTCTACGCGACGGAGCACCTGCACATGGGCGCCGTCGGTTACGGGGCGCTCACCACCGCGTCCGCAGCGGGCGGCATCCTCGCCACGTTGACATTCGGATGGCTGGAGCGGCATGTGTCATTCGCCACTCTCATGCGCGTGGCGTTGTCGCTCGAAGTGCTCATGCACCTGGCCTTCGCGCTCACGAGTGCGGGATGGGTGGCGCTGGTGATCATGTTCGTGTTCGGCAGCTATGCCTTCGTGTGGGGCACGATCTCCACGACGGTGCGCCAGCGCCTGGTGCCGCACGAGTTGCAGGGTCGGGTCGCGTCGGTGAACATGGTCGGGGTCTTCGGCGGCATGGTGATCGGTCAGGCGCTCGGCGGCGTCATCGCCCAGGTGTGGGGGCTGACGGCGCCGTGGTGGTTCGCCTTCGTCGGCGCGGCCATCACCCTCGTGCTGGTGTGGAAGCCGATCTCGCACATCGTGAACGCGAAGCCCGTGATCGACGACGTTGAGGATGCCGCGGCGGTCTGA